A stretch of the Cricetulus griseus strain 17A/GY unplaced genomic scaffold, alternate assembly CriGri-PICRH-1.0 unplaced_scaffold_16, whole genome shotgun sequence genome encodes the following:
- the LOC113838175 gene encoding LOW QUALITY PROTEIN: nucleoporin SEH1-like (The sequence of the model RefSeq protein was modified relative to this genomic sequence to represent the inferred CDS: substituted 1 base at 1 genomic stop codon) — MFLPHSIEADHKDLIHDVSFDFHGRRMATCSSNQSIKVWDKSESRDWHCTASWKTHSASVWHVTWAHPEFGQVLASCSVDQTAAVWEEVVGESNDKLRGQSHWVKRTTLLDSRTSVTDVKFAPKHMGLMLATCSADGIVIIYEAPDVMNLSQWSLQHEISCKLRCSCISWNASISPAHYPMIAVGSNDSSRKAMTKVQIFXYNENTKKYTKAEILMTVTDPVHDIAFAPNLGRSFHILAIATKDVRIFTLKPVRKELTSCGGPRKFEIHTLAKFDNHNSQVWRVSWNITGTVLASTEDDGCVRLWKANYMDNWKCTGILNGKGSPVNGNSQLGNSNPSLSSNNPNLQNSLHGSSAGRKHS; from the coding sequence ATGTTTCTGCCACACAGCATCGAGGCTGACCACAAGGACCTCATCCACGATGTGTCTTTCGACTTTCACGGGCGCCGGATGGCCACCTGCTCCAGCAACCAGAGCATCAAAGTCTGGGATAAAAGTGAAAGCAGAGATTGGCATTGTACTGCTAGTTGGAAGACACATAGTGCATCTGTATGGCATGTGACGTGGGCTCATCCTGAATTTGGACAAGTTTTGGCTTCCTGTTCTGTTGACCAAACAGCAGCTGTCTGGGAAGAAGTAGTAGGAGAATCAAACGATAAACTTCGAGGCCAGAGTCACTGGGTGAAGAGGACAACTCTACTAGACAGTAGAACATCTGTTACTGATGTGAAATTTGCTCCCAAACATATGGGTCTGATGTTAGCAACCTGTTCAGCAGATGGCATAGTAATAATATATGAGGCCCCAGATGTTATGAATCTCAGCCAGTGGTCTCTACAGCACGAGATCTCATGTAAGCTGAGATGTAGCTGTATTTCTTGGAATGCTTCCATCTCTCCTGCTCATTACCCCATGATCGCAGTGGGAAGTAATGACAGCAGTCGAAAAGCAATGACCAAGGTTCAGATTTTTTAGTACAATGAAAACACCAAGAAAtacacaaaagcagaaattcttatGACAGTAACAGATCCTGTTCATGATATTGCCTTTGCTCCAAATTTGGGGAGATCTTTCCACATCCTGGCAATAGCCACCAAAGATGTAAGAATTTTCACATTGAAACCTGTGAGGAAAGAACTTACTTCTTGTGGTGGTCCCAGAAAATTTGAAATCCATACCTTGGCTAAGTTTGATAATCACAACTCTCAGGTCTGGAGGGTGAGTTGGAACATAACAGGAACAGTGCTAGCATCCACAGAAGATGACGGCTGCGTGAGGTTGTGGAAAGCTAATTACATGGACAATTGGAAGTGTACTGGTATTTTGAATGGTAAAGGAAGCCCAGTAAATGGGAATTCTCAGCTGGGAAACTCAAATCCTTCACTAAGCTCAAATAATCCAAATCTTCAAAACTCATTACATGGATCTTCTGCTGGCAGAAAGCATAGCTGA